The Engraulis encrasicolus isolate BLACKSEA-1 chromosome 22, IST_EnEncr_1.0, whole genome shotgun sequence genome includes a region encoding these proteins:
- the irx5a gene encoding Iroquois homeobox protein 5a, protein MAYPQGYLYQPSASLALYSCPAYSTSVISGPRTEELGRSSSGSAFAPYAGSTAFTSASPGYNSHLPYSADAASAATFASYVSSPYDHTTGMAGSIGYHPYAAPLGSYPYGDPAYRKNATRDATATLKAWLNEHRKNPYPTKGEKIMLAIITKMTLTQVSTWFANARRRLKKENKMTWTPRNRSEDEEEDENIDLEKNDDDEPNKPSDKGDSTDTESDNKLINPGDICDRFKDDSHGKDMDPLLSNTELKEHEGRTELLPESAKPTTSSPSGVPRGNDIIAHEKPSDLGHAPSTVNSNVTSVIHSPPSAPKPKLWSLAEIATSSDRCKGSSEGPQATVMGQSTVIATNAASPSRSSSQCHLPNSTVLSRPIYYTSPFYPGYTNYGTFGHLHSNHGSSTGTTPHFNGLNQTVLNRAEALVRESKLRSQTQIDLCKDSPYELKKGMSNI, encoded by the exons ATGGCGTATCCTCAGGGCTACTTGTACCAGCCATCCGCTTCCCTGGCACTGTACTCGTGTCCGGCTTACAGTACCAGCGTGATCTCAGGACCACGAACGGAGGAACTTGGAAGATCATCCTCGGGGTCTGCCTTTGCTCCGTATGCCGGATCTACCGCGTTTACCAGCGCCTCGCCTGGCTACAACTCCCATCTACCGTATAGTGCGGACGCGGCGTCGGCAGCCACATTCGCTTCATATGTG AGTTCACCCTACGATCACACAACTGGCATGGCCGGTTCGATAGGCTATCATCCATACGCTGCTCCCCTGGGCTCGTACCCCTACGGTGACCCTGCTTACCGAAAGAACGCCACTCGAGATGCCACCGCCACCCTCAAAGCCTGGCTCAACGAGCACCGGAAAAACCCGTACCCCACCAAGGGGGAAAAGATCATGCTGGCCATCATCACCAAAATGACCCTCACCCAAGTGTCCACCTGGTTCGCCAACGCTAGGAGGAGACTAAAGAAAGAGAACAAGATGACCTGGACACCCCGGAACCGgagcgaggacgaggaggaggatgagaacatTGATCTGGAGAAGAATGACGACGACGAGCCTAACAAGCCCTCAGACAAGGGAGACTCGACAGATACCGAGTCGG ACAATAAACTGATCAACCCAGGGGACATTTGCGACAGATTCAAAGATGACAGTCATGGAAAAGACATGGATCCTCTTTTATCCAACACGGAATTAAAAGAGCATGAGGGCCGGACGGAACTGCTGCCTGAGTCGGCTAAGCCCACCACCTCTTCCCCGTCTGGTGTGCCTCGGGGGAATGACATCATTGCGCACGAGAAGCCGTCAGATTTGGGCCACGCACCGAGCACAGTGAACAGCAACGTCACGTCTGTTATCCATTCGCCCCCGTCGGCCCCCAAACCGAAACTTTGGTCTCTGGCCGAGATCGCAACATCCTCAGACAGGTGTAAAGGCAGCAGCGAGGGGCCGCAGGCCACGGTGATGGGTCAAAGCACAGTAATCGCGACCAACGCTGCGTCGCCATCTCGATCATCTTCCCAGTGTCACCTCCCAAATAGCACGGTCCTCTCCCGGCCCATTTACTACACTTCCCCCTTTTACCCCGGTTATACGAACTATGGCACTTTTGGACATCTCCACAGCAATCACGGATCCAGCACGGGCACCACGCCACACTTCAATGGATTAAACCAGACTGTATTAAACAGGGCCGAGGCTCTGGTAAGAGAAAGCAAACTCAGAAGCCAAACACAGATAGATCTTTGTAAAGACTCCCCTTATGAACTAAAGAAAGGTATGTCAAACATTTAA